One Deltaproteobacteria bacterium DNA window includes the following coding sequences:
- a CDS encoding YIP1 family protein, with translation MASLMERAIGAARLDAATYEEVEADPSALGQAMAVVALASVSTGIGASLASGGEGVNLVFGVLLNFVGWFAWALVAYLVGTRILPTPETQADLGQMLRTTGFSAAPGILGIVGAVPILGGLVLLVLRLWQLASMVIAVRQALDYTSTGRAVGVCVIGFVVYLLISLLLAGLVMTSVMAVGGAPAPAATMP, from the coding sequence ATGGCGAGCCTGATGGAACGGGCGATCGGCGCGGCGCGCCTCGACGCTGCCACCTACGAGGAGGTCGAGGCCGACCCGAGCGCGCTCGGGCAGGCGATGGCCGTGGTGGCGCTCGCCTCGGTCTCGACCGGGATCGGCGCCTCCCTGGCCTCGGGCGGGGAAGGCGTGAACCTGGTGTTCGGCGTGCTCCTCAACTTCGTCGGCTGGTTCGCGTGGGCCCTCGTCGCGTACCTGGTGGGAACGCGCATCCTGCCGACCCCGGAGACCCAGGCCGACCTCGGCCAGATGCTGCGCACGACCGGCTTCTCCGCGGCCCCCGGCATCCTCGGCATCGTCGGTGCCGTGCCGATCCTGGGCGGCCTCGTGCTGCTCGTGCTGCGGCTCTGGCAGCTCGCGTCGATGGTGATCGCCGTGCGCCAGGCCCTCGACTACACCAGCACGGGTCGAGCGGTGGGAGTCTGCGTGATCGGCTTCGTCGTCTACCTGCTGATCAGCCTGCTGCTGGCCGGCCTCGTCATGACGAGCGTGATGGCGGTGGGCGGAGCGCCGGCGCCGGCAGCCACCATGCCCTGA
- the yhbY gene encoding ribosome assembly RNA-binding protein YhbY, with amino-acid sequence MDAPPLSARQRRYLKGLAQRLEPAVRVGDAGITEAVLRALDEALLHHELVKVRMRQPREKTAMASRLAEASGATLLGLVGHTVVLYRRHPEEPVIELPA; translated from the coding sequence ATGGACGCCCCGCCCCTCAGCGCCCGCCAGCGCCGCTACCTGAAGGGCCTGGCCCAACGCCTCGAGCCGGCCGTGCGGGTCGGCGACGCCGGGATCACGGAGGCGGTGCTGCGCGCCCTCGACGAGGCGCTCCTCCATCACGAGCTGGTGAAGGTCCGGATGCGGCAGCCGCGGGAGAAGACGGCGATGGCCAGCCGCCTCGCCGAGGCCAGCGGCGCCACGCTCCTGGGGCTCGTAGGACACACCGTCGTGCTGTACCGCCGCCATCCCGAGGAGCCCGTGATCGAGCTGCCGGCGTGA
- a CDS encoding beta-eliminating lyase-related protein, producing MKPIDLRSDTVTRPTAAMREAMARAPLGDDVYGEDPSVNALEAAAAARVGKEAAVFVPSGTMANQIAIQLHTRPAEVVLAPAGAHVLRYEGGAASALAGVQIATIGAAGRYTAADLRAAVVPAADPHLAPTTLLVAEDTHNASGGRVFPLAALHEAVAAAHELGLRAHLDGARLFDAEVASGVPAARIAAPFDTLAFCFSKGLGAPVGSVLCGTREAILRARRVRKRLGGGMRQAGMLAAAALHALEHHVERLAQDHAHARRLARGIAELGLRVAPEPETNMVLFEVPDTMAFLRATRARDLLVNPIEPGRFRAVTHLDVSSDDVEDALGRLAEALAELRA from the coding sequence GTGAAGCCGATCGACCTGCGCAGCGACACCGTGACCCGGCCCACGGCCGCGATGCGCGAGGCGATGGCGCGCGCGCCGCTCGGCGACGACGTCTACGGCGAGGACCCGAGCGTCAACGCGCTCGAGGCGGCCGCGGCGGCGCGGGTCGGAAAGGAGGCGGCGGTCTTCGTGCCCTCGGGCACGATGGCGAACCAGATCGCGATCCAGCTCCACACGCGCCCCGCCGAGGTCGTGCTGGCGCCCGCCGGCGCGCACGTGCTGCGCTACGAGGGCGGCGCCGCCTCGGCGCTGGCCGGCGTGCAGATCGCGACGATCGGCGCGGCGGGCCGCTACACGGCTGCCGACCTGCGCGCGGCGGTCGTGCCGGCGGCCGACCCGCACCTCGCCCCCACCACGCTGCTGGTGGCCGAGGACACCCACAACGCCTCGGGCGGGCGCGTCTTCCCGCTCGCGGCGCTGCACGAGGCGGTCGCGGCCGCGCACGAGCTCGGCCTGCGCGCGCATCTCGACGGCGCCCGCCTCTTCGACGCCGAGGTGGCGAGCGGCGTCCCGGCGGCGCGCATCGCCGCGCCCTTCGACACCCTCGCGTTCTGCTTCTCGAAGGGGCTCGGGGCGCCCGTCGGCTCGGTGCTGTGCGGGACGCGAGAGGCGATCCTGCGCGCGCGACGCGTACGCAAACGGCTCGGGGGCGGCATGCGCCAGGCCGGCATGCTCGCCGCGGCGGCGCTCCACGCGCTCGAGCACCACGTCGAGCGGCTCGCGCAGGACCACGCGCACGCGCGCCGGCTCGCCCGGGGAATCGCGGAGCTCGGCCTGCGCGTCGCCCCGGAGCCCGAGACCAACATGGTGCTCTTCGAGGTGCCCGACACGATGGCCTTCCTGCGCGCCACCCGCGCCCGCGACCTGCTCGTGAACCCGATCGAGCCCGGCCGCTTCCGGGCGGTGACGCACCTCGACGTCTCGTCCGACGACGTCGAGGACGCGCTCGGCCGGCTCGCGGAGGCGCTCGCGGAGCTGCGGGCTTGA
- a CDS encoding anthranilate synthase component I, with protein MSEAQSYRTRGGLRVERTVEAIDGAAAIEVLTAALDERRGVLFASSYEYPGRYTRWDLGFADPPLTVVARGRELRVEAAGERGRVLLAPIARALEALPSLEAFEASAGSLRARLATPEGRFPEEERSKQPSVFSVLRALVELFGSPEDPHLGLYGAFGYDLAFQFEPLRLCLERPARQRDVVLFLPDEIVVVDHRRELATRRRYEFEADGRSTAGLARTGTVTPFTPAAPGAVARPSDHGPGEYAAAVRTAREAFRRGDLFEVVLSQTFAEPAAASPAEIFRRLRVRNPSPYGFLMNLGDGEYLVGASPEMFVRVEGRRVETCPIAGTIRRGRDALEDAEQIQTLLSSPKEESELTMCTDVDRNDKSRICEPGSVRVIGRRQIELYSRLIHTVDHVEGTLRPGFDALDAFLCHTWAVTVTGAPKAWAMQFVEDHERSARAWYGGAVGLVGFDGSLNTGLTLRTIRVLDGVAEVRAGATLLYDSDPEAEEEETHVKASALLDAIRRPAGVEAEAPRVYQTRVGAGLRILLVDHQDSFVHTLANYLRQTGAEVVTWRAGFPHAELDRLRPDLVVLSPGPGSPSDFDVPGTLGALRERRLPAFGVCLGLQGLVEHLGGKLDVLGYPVHGKASTIEVRGGGLFEGLPRRFRAGRYHSLHARSDALPLELRVTAESEDGVVMAVEHEREPLAAVQFHPESILTPGEIGLRILANAVAKLVRH; from the coding sequence ATGAGTGAAGCCCAGAGCTACCGGACCCGCGGTGGGCTGCGCGTCGAGCGCACGGTCGAGGCGATCGACGGCGCGGCCGCGATCGAGGTGCTGACCGCCGCGCTCGACGAGCGGCGCGGCGTGCTCTTCGCGTCGAGCTACGAGTACCCGGGCCGCTACACGCGCTGGGACCTGGGCTTCGCGGATCCGCCGCTCACCGTCGTCGCGCGCGGCCGCGAGCTGCGCGTCGAGGCCGCGGGCGAGCGCGGCCGCGTGCTGCTCGCCCCGATCGCGCGCGCCCTCGAAGCGCTGCCTTCACTCGAAGCCTTCGAGGCCAGCGCCGGTTCGCTCCGCGCCCGGCTCGCCACGCCCGAAGGGCGTTTCCCCGAGGAGGAGCGCAGCAAGCAGCCCTCGGTGTTCTCGGTGCTGCGCGCGCTCGTCGAGCTCTTCGGCTCGCCCGAGGACCCGCACCTCGGGCTCTACGGCGCGTTCGGCTACGACCTGGCCTTCCAGTTCGAGCCGCTGCGCCTGTGCCTCGAGCGCCCGGCGCGGCAGCGCGACGTCGTGCTCTTCCTGCCCGACGAGATCGTGGTCGTCGACCACCGCCGCGAGCTGGCGACCCGGCGGCGCTACGAGTTCGAGGCCGACGGGCGTTCCACCGCCGGCCTCGCCCGAACCGGCACCGTGACGCCCTTCACGCCCGCGGCGCCCGGGGCCGTGGCCCGCCCGAGCGACCACGGCCCGGGCGAGTATGCCGCCGCGGTGCGCACCGCGCGCGAGGCCTTCCGGCGCGGGGACCTCTTCGAGGTGGTGCTGTCCCAGACCTTCGCCGAGCCGGCCGCCGCTTCGCCCGCCGAGATCTTCCGGCGCCTGCGCGTGCGCAACCCCTCTCCCTACGGGTTCCTGATGAACCTGGGCGACGGCGAGTACCTGGTCGGCGCCTCGCCCGAGATGTTCGTGCGCGTCGAGGGCCGCCGCGTCGAGACCTGCCCGATCGCGGGCACGATCCGGCGCGGCCGGGACGCCCTCGAGGACGCCGAGCAGATCCAGACGCTGCTCTCCTCGCCCAAGGAGGAGAGCGAGCTCACGATGTGCACCGACGTCGACCGCAACGACAAGTCGCGGATCTGCGAGCCGGGCTCGGTGCGCGTGATCGGCCGGCGCCAGATCGAGCTCTACTCGCGCCTGATCCACACCGTCGACCACGTCGAGGGCACGCTGCGCCCCGGCTTCGACGCGCTCGACGCCTTCCTGTGCCACACCTGGGCCGTCACCGTGACGGGCGCGCCGAAGGCCTGGGCGATGCAGTTCGTCGAGGACCACGAGCGCTCCGCCCGGGCCTGGTACGGCGGGGCCGTCGGCCTGGTCGGCTTCGACGGCAGCCTCAACACCGGGCTCACCCTGCGCACGATCCGGGTGCTCGACGGTGTCGCCGAGGTGCGCGCCGGGGCGACGCTCCTCTACGACTCCGATCCCGAGGCCGAGGAGGAGGAGACGCACGTGAAGGCCTCGGCGCTGCTCGACGCGATCCGCAGGCCCGCGGGCGTCGAGGCCGAGGCGCCGCGCGTCTACCAGACCCGGGTCGGCGCGGGGCTGCGCATCCTGCTCGTCGACCACCAGGACTCGTTCGTGCACACGCTCGCCAACTACCTGCGCCAGACCGGCGCCGAGGTGGTGACCTGGCGGGCCGGCTTCCCGCACGCCGAGCTCGACCGGCTGCGGCCGGACCTCGTCGTGCTCTCGCCCGGCCCGGGCTCGCCCTCCGACTTCGACGTCCCCGGCACGCTCGGGGCGCTGCGCGAGCGGCGGCTGCCGGCCTTCGGCGTGTGCCTCGGCCTCCAGGGCCTGGTCGAGCACCTCGGCGGCAAGCTCGACGTGCTGGGCTATCCGGTGCACGGCAAGGCCTCGACGATCGAGGTGCGCGGCGGCGGGCTCTTCGAAGGCCTGCCGCGGCGCTTCCGCGCCGGCCGCTACCACTCCCTCCATGCTCGCTCCGACGCGCTCCCGCTCGAGCTGCGCGTCACCGCCGAGAGCGAGGACGGGGTCGTCATGGCCGTCGAGCACGAGCGCGAGCCGCTGGCGGCCGTGCAGTTCCACCCGGAGTCGATCCTGACCCCCGGAGAGATCGGGCTGCGGATCCTCGCCAACGCGGTGGCGAAGCTGGTGCGGCACTGA
- a CDS encoding alpha/beta hydrolase: MPLDPQARFLLDQLAAAGAPALHEMTPVQARQAFESMRLPVPGEPVAAIENLRVPGPAGEIPVRLYVPAGAAARSGALVYFHGGGWVIGSLETHEHLCRALANRAGARVVSVDYRLAPEHRWPAAAEDCYAATCHLGEHGGALGIDGTRLAVGGDSAGGNLAAVVALLARERGGPRLRHQVLIYPVTDHDFERASYRENGSDYFLTTEAMRWFWGHYVPDPTRRDDPSAAPLRAEKLAGLPPATVITAEYDPLRDEGEAYAARLREAGVPTSLSRYEGQIHGFASMLDLLEAGRRAADEIGAALLGALA, encoded by the coding sequence ATGCCGCTCGATCCCCAGGCCCGGTTCCTGCTCGACCAGCTCGCGGCCGCCGGCGCTCCCGCGCTGCACGAGATGACACCCGTGCAGGCGCGCCAGGCCTTCGAGTCGATGCGCCTGCCGGTGCCGGGTGAGCCGGTGGCCGCGATCGAGAACCTGCGCGTGCCGGGGCCGGCCGGCGAGATCCCGGTGCGGCTCTACGTGCCGGCAGGTGCGGCGGCACGCTCGGGCGCGCTCGTCTACTTCCACGGCGGCGGCTGGGTGATCGGCAGCCTCGAGACCCACGAACACCTGTGCAGGGCGCTCGCGAACCGCGCGGGCGCACGGGTGGTGTCGGTCGACTACCGGCTGGCACCGGAGCATCGCTGGCCGGCGGCCGCGGAGGACTGCTACGCGGCCACGTGTCACCTGGGCGAGCACGGCGGCGCGCTCGGGATCGACGGCACGCGGCTCGCCGTGGGGGGCGACAGCGCCGGCGGCAACCTGGCGGCCGTGGTGGCGCTGCTGGCGCGCGAGCGTGGCGGCCCGCGCCTCCGCCACCAGGTCCTGATCTACCCGGTCACCGACCACGACTTCGAGCGCGCGTCCTACCGCGAGAACGGCAGCGACTACTTCCTCACCACCGAGGCGATGCGCTGGTTCTGGGGCCACTACGTCCCCGACCCCACCCGCCGCGACGACCCGAGCGCCGCCCCGCTGCGCGCCGAGAAGCTCGCGGGCTTGCCGCCCGCCACCGTGATCACCGCCGAGTACGATCCGCTGCGGGACGAGGGCGAGGCCTACGCCGCGCGCCTGCGCGAGGCCGGCGTCCCGACCTCGCTCTCGCGCTACGAGGGCCAGATCCACGGCTTCGCGTCGATGCTCGACCTGCTCGAGGCCGGCCGCCGCGCGGCGGACGAGATCGGCGCGGCGCTGCTCGGCGCACTCGCGTAG
- a CDS encoding GGDEF domain-containing protein, with amino-acid sequence MRAPDPSEPRVARAGRPSLAALDGGRPERTAGAGGSLVMVHGPTLGRHWPIERLELLIGRDEGCDVVVALETVSRRHCIVSLDDGTVRVRDLGSTNGTFVDECPLKGDEEVPLASGNRLRTGSVIFKFLQGDSVETLHHEEIYRTMIVDGLTQAHNRRFLLEFLDRELARHQRHQRPLSLLLFDLDGFDRINDDWGQLTGDAVLRELAELVRARVRHEDCFARRGGEEFAVALSETDPEGARLFAERVRQLVEEHEFRANGERLPVTISVGVATAPPDLRDAEAFLAQADARLHEAKRQGRHRVAR; translated from the coding sequence ATGCGTGCGCCGGATCCGAGCGAGCCGCGGGTGGCGCGAGCCGGCCGTCCCTCCCTCGCCGCCCTCGACGGCGGCCGCCCGGAGCGGACCGCCGGCGCGGGTGGCTCCCTGGTCATGGTCCACGGCCCCACCCTCGGCCGGCACTGGCCGATCGAGCGGCTCGAGCTGCTGATCGGCCGCGACGAGGGCTGCGACGTGGTCGTGGCGCTCGAGACCGTCTCGCGACGACACTGCATCGTTTCGCTGGACGATGGCACGGTGCGGGTGCGCGACCTGGGCTCGACCAACGGCACCTTCGTCGACGAGTGTCCGCTGAAGGGCGACGAGGAGGTCCCGCTCGCCTCCGGCAACCGCCTGCGCACCGGCAGCGTGATCTTCAAGTTCCTCCAGGGCGACTCCGTCGAGACGCTCCATCACGAGGAGATCTACCGCACGATGATCGTCGACGGTTTGACCCAGGCCCACAACCGCCGCTTCCTCCTCGAGTTCCTCGACCGCGAGCTCGCCCGCCACCAGCGCCATCAGCGGCCGCTCTCGCTGCTGCTCTTCGACCTCGACGGCTTCGATCGCATCAACGACGACTGGGGACAGCTCACCGGCGACGCGGTGCTGCGCGAGCTGGCCGAGCTGGTGCGCGCGCGCGTGCGCCACGAGGACTGCTTCGCGCGCCGGGGCGGCGAGGAGTTCGCGGTGGCGCTCTCCGAGACCGATCCGGAGGGAGCGCGGCTCTTCGCGGAGCGGGTGCGTCAGCTCGTCGAGGAGCACGAGTTCCGGGCCAACGGCGAGCGGCTGCCCGTCACGATCTCGGTCGGCGTCGCCACCGCCCCGCCCGACCTGCGCGACGCCGAGGCGTTCCTGGCCCAGGCCGACGCGCGGCTCCACGAGGCGAAGCGGCAGGGACGCCATCGGGTGGCGCGCTAG
- a CDS encoding thioesterase family protein — protein MTNRFDRDTAVRPAGAAGPGTYEGRIDRGWWVVRGPNGGYVAALLLRALSAEVPAERAARSLTVHYTAPPGEGPVRIETRVERVGRSLSTVSGRLVQGDRLLALALAAFSLPRPGPGFDHARMPEVAPPEACPPSSGTIPLHERYESRWAVGGLPGGGAEEASSGGWIRLAEPRSADALLVAAYTDAWPPAVFSRAPSREAMGPVPTVDLTVHFRRELPLPGARSDDWCLAVFRSRLAAGGFLEEDGEIWSRDGLLLAQSRQLAVIG, from the coding sequence GTGACGAATCGCTTCGATCGCGACACCGCCGTCCGTCCGGCCGGCGCCGCCGGCCCCGGCACCTACGAGGGGCGCATCGACCGCGGCTGGTGGGTGGTGCGCGGCCCGAACGGCGGCTACGTCGCCGCGCTGCTGCTGCGCGCGCTGTCGGCCGAGGTGCCGGCGGAGCGCGCGGCGCGCTCGCTCACCGTGCACTACACGGCTCCGCCCGGCGAGGGGCCCGTGCGGATCGAGACGCGCGTCGAACGCGTCGGCCGTTCGCTCTCGACGGTGTCGGGCCGCCTCGTGCAGGGCGACCGGCTGCTGGCGCTCGCGCTCGCCGCCTTCTCGCTCCCGCGGCCGGGGCCGGGCTTCGACCACGCGCGGATGCCCGAGGTGGCGCCGCCCGAGGCCTGCCCCCCGTCCTCGGGCACGATTCCGCTGCACGAGCGCTACGAGTCGCGCTGGGCGGTGGGCGGGCTGCCGGGCGGCGGCGCGGAGGAGGCCTCGAGCGGCGGCTGGATCCGGCTCGCCGAGCCGCGCTCCGCCGACGCGCTGCTGGTCGCCGCCTACACCGACGCGTGGCCGCCGGCCGTCTTCTCGAGGGCGCCCTCGCGCGAGGCGATGGGGCCGGTGCCGACCGTCGACCTCACGGTCCACTTCCGCCGCGAGCTCCCGTTGCCTGGCGCCCGGTCCGACGACTGGTGCCTCGCGGTCTTCCGCTCGCGGCTCGCGGCCGGCGGCTTCCTCGAGGAGGACGGCGAGATCTGGAGCCGGGACGGGCTCCTGCTGGCCCAGTCGCGGCAGCTCGCCGTCATCGGCTAG
- a CDS encoding glutaredoxin family protein has protein sequence MSRHPRPAALLAALALALPFAGCGAGGDHAIREPGRAEEGAGGDAVGEVLGAVSRAVGVEQADPPDAGPGYWRYTEPSGSVRFVQSLAEVPASARAGAEHIATGAPRPAAARRTAAAPARSLRPRRPAPEEPARHADAAVVVYTTSWCGWCRKTLAWLDERGVDYENRDIERNPEWAAELERKTGGQSIPVVDVGGRLVRGFDPGTLEELL, from the coding sequence GTGTCGCGCCATCCCCGCCCGGCGGCCCTGCTGGCAGCCCTCGCGCTCGCTCTCCCCTTCGCTGGCTGCGGAGCGGGTGGGGATCACGCGATCCGCGAGCCCGGCCGCGCGGAGGAGGGCGCCGGCGGGGATGCCGTCGGCGAGGTGCTCGGGGCGGTCTCGCGGGCCGTCGGTGTGGAGCAGGCGGATCCGCCCGACGCGGGCCCCGGCTACTGGCGCTACACGGAGCCGAGCGGGTCGGTTCGCTTCGTCCAGAGCCTCGCCGAGGTGCCGGCCTCGGCACGCGCGGGCGCCGAGCACATCGCCACCGGAGCCCCGCGGCCGGCCGCGGCGCGGCGCACCGCCGCGGCGCCCGCGCGTTCGCTGCGCCCGCGGCGCCCGGCCCCGGAGGAGCCTGCCCGCCACGCGGACGCCGCGGTCGTCGTCTACACCACGTCGTGGTGCGGCTGGTGCCGCAAGACCCTCGCGTGGCTCGACGAACGCGGGGTCGACTACGAGAACCGCGACATCGAGCGCAACCCGGAGTGGGCAGCGGAGCTCGAGCGCAAGACGGGAGGCCAGTCGATCCCGGTCGTCGACGTCGGCGGCCGGCTCGTGCGCGGCTTCGATCCGGGGACCCTCGAAGAGCTCCTCTGA